In Actinacidiphila yeochonensis CN732, a genomic segment contains:
- a CDS encoding ABC transporter permease, protein MAESASAPAPPAARAEHGPPSRPLPAVHRLTLRQRLRRDKVMLLLTLPGLLYFVVFHYVPLLGYVVAFQDYQPYLGYTHSAWVGLHNFSAAFAQPAFWSATRNTVEIALVQMVFYFPVPIALALLLHSVTGDRVRRFVQSVVYLPHFIGWVIIVSIFQQVLGGAGLVPKALAGMGLPRYDMTTDPHAFPWLLTLELIWKDSGWGTIIVLAALLSIDRQLFESAAMDGAGRWRRLWHVTLPGISPVIVLLLILNLGNFLSVGFEQVLLQRDAVGPDAGEVLDTYVYFHGIRDNDWGAAAAVGLVKAAVGTALVLGANKFAHRLGHEGVYRGADR, encoded by the coding sequence ATGGCTGAATCCGCTTCCGCGCCGGCCCCACCGGCGGCCCGTGCCGAGCACGGCCCGCCGTCCCGCCCCCTGCCGGCGGTGCACCGCCTCACGCTGCGGCAGCGGCTCCGACGGGACAAGGTGATGCTGCTGCTCACCCTGCCCGGCCTGCTGTACTTCGTCGTCTTCCACTACGTGCCGCTGCTCGGCTACGTGGTGGCCTTCCAGGACTACCAGCCCTACCTCGGCTACACCCACAGCGCCTGGGTCGGCCTGCACAACTTCAGCGCGGCCTTCGCGCAGCCGGCCTTCTGGTCGGCGACCCGCAACACGGTCGAGATCGCCCTCGTCCAGATGGTGTTCTACTTCCCCGTGCCCATCGCGCTGGCGCTGCTGCTGCACAGCGTCACCGGCGACCGGGTCCGGCGGTTCGTGCAGAGCGTCGTCTACCTGCCGCACTTCATCGGCTGGGTCATCATCGTCTCGATCTTCCAGCAGGTGCTGGGCGGCGCGGGGCTGGTGCCCAAGGCGCTGGCCGGGATGGGGCTGCCGCGCTACGACATGACCACCGACCCGCACGCCTTCCCGTGGCTGCTGACCCTGGAGCTCATCTGGAAGGACTCCGGGTGGGGCACGATCATCGTCCTCGCCGCCCTGCTGTCCATCGACCGCCAGCTCTTCGAGTCCGCCGCGATGGACGGGGCCGGCCGCTGGCGGCGGCTGTGGCACGTGACGCTGCCGGGGATCTCCCCGGTGATCGTGCTGCTGCTCATCCTCAACCTCGGCAACTTCCTGTCCGTCGGCTTCGAACAGGTGCTGCTCCAGCGCGACGCGGTCGGGCCGGACGCGGGCGAGGTGCTCGACACGTACGTCTACTTCCACGGCATCCGCGACAACGACTGGGGCGCGGCGGCCGCCGTCGGACTGGTGAAGGCCGCCGTCGGCACGGCCCTGGTCCTCGGCGCCAACAAGTTCGCCCACCGGCTGGGCCATGAGGGGGTGTACCGCGGTGCTGACCGCTGA
- a CDS encoding hydroxyacid dehydrogenase, which yields MDASLVEEVFPPQVRARMEQTAEVWPAGVLEDFDSPDAVDALRTAEVLVTGWGCPPLDAAVLGRAPRLRAVLHAAGTVKTFLSPGVFERGIAVSSAAEANAVPVAEFTLAAIVLGAKRALPLARLYGRRRTQRTAADLARPAWMGAHGLTVGLVGASRTGRRVAELLRTLDVEVLFYDPYTAEADIQALGARQVDLDTLVATSDVVSVHAPATAETRHLIDAHRLELMRPGTLVVNTARGSLVDTEALTAHLVSGRLDAVLDVTDPEPLPPDHPLWDLPNVWLTPHLAGALGNESARLGALVVDELERFAAGEPLRHPVLWPDWDRTA from the coding sequence ATGGACGCCTCGCTCGTCGAGGAGGTCTTCCCGCCCCAGGTCCGGGCCCGGATGGAGCAGACGGCCGAGGTGTGGCCGGCCGGGGTGCTGGAGGACTTCGACTCCCCCGACGCAGTGGACGCCCTGCGCACCGCGGAGGTGCTGGTCACCGGCTGGGGCTGCCCGCCCCTGGACGCGGCCGTGCTCGGCCGGGCGCCCCGGCTGCGGGCGGTGCTGCACGCGGCGGGGACGGTGAAGACGTTCCTGTCCCCCGGTGTCTTCGAGCGCGGCATCGCCGTGTCCTCGGCGGCGGAGGCGAACGCCGTGCCGGTCGCGGAGTTCACCCTCGCCGCGATCGTGCTGGGCGCCAAGCGCGCGCTGCCGCTGGCCCGCCTCTACGGCCGGCGCCGCACCCAGCGCACCGCCGCCGACCTGGCGCGGCCGGCCTGGATGGGCGCGCACGGCCTGACCGTCGGCCTGGTGGGCGCCTCCCGGACCGGCCGCCGGGTGGCCGAACTGCTGCGCACGCTCGACGTGGAGGTCCTGTTCTACGACCCCTACACCGCCGAAGCCGACATCCAGGCCCTGGGCGCCCGGCAGGTCGACCTCGACACGCTCGTCGCCACCTCGGACGTGGTGAGCGTGCACGCCCCCGCCACCGCCGAGACCCGGCACCTGATCGACGCGCACCGGTTGGAGCTGATGCGGCCGGGCACCCTCGTGGTCAACACCGCCCGCGGCTCCCTGGTGGACACCGAGGCCCTCACCGCGCACCTGGTCTCCGGCCGGCTGGACGCGGTACTGGACGTCACCGACCCGGAACCGCTGCCCCCGGACCACCCGCTCTGGGACCTGCCGAACGTGTGGCTCACCCCCCACCTGGCCGGTGCCCTCGGCAACGAGAGCGCCCGGCTGGGGGCCCTGGTCGTGGACGAGTTGGAGCGGTTCGCGGCCGGTGAGCCGCTGCGCCACCCGGTGCTGTGGCCCGACTGGGACCGCACGGCGTGA
- a CDS encoding LacI family DNA-binding transcriptional regulator: MARQTTPRRNTTPGASGTPSPPGTPNTPGAPAVPRRATVADVARVAEVSTATVSRVMNGNYPVAAATRRRVEDAVRSLGYVVNAQARALAGVSTRTVGIVVGDLVDPFYAYIARGMEREATEGGRLCLVCSAQGDPRRELAFVELLHERRAEAVVVVGGSVPDRDYNAELARRAYDLASDGSRLVLCGRPGLGADVPTASVEYDNEGGAFAITDHLITQGHRRILYLGGPPRLSTTRDRLAGHRRALELRGVPHDPRLEQTGAFARAFGYRRMAELLGTDLDFTAVFAANDIVAAGAAQALEEAGVRVPRDISLVGYDDVPVAHEMRPRLTTVHVPLEEMGRAAVRIAVGQDDKDDWRETVGRAVRLGTHIVVRDSVAPPRRAAGRS; this comes from the coding sequence ATGGCACGCCAGACCACGCCGCGCCGGAACACGACACCGGGCGCGTCGGGAACTCCGAGCCCGCCGGGCACTCCGAACACGCCGGGCGCCCCCGCTGTTCCGCGCCGCGCCACCGTCGCCGACGTCGCGCGGGTGGCCGAGGTCTCCACGGCGACCGTCTCCCGGGTGATGAACGGCAACTACCCGGTGGCCGCGGCCACCCGGCGGCGGGTCGAGGACGCCGTCCGCTCGCTCGGCTACGTGGTGAACGCCCAGGCCCGGGCGCTGGCGGGGGTCTCCACCCGAACGGTCGGCATCGTGGTGGGCGATCTCGTGGACCCGTTCTACGCCTACATCGCGCGCGGCATGGAACGCGAGGCGACCGAGGGCGGCCGGCTGTGCCTGGTGTGCTCGGCACAGGGCGACCCGCGCCGCGAACTGGCCTTCGTGGAACTGCTGCACGAGCGACGCGCCGAGGCCGTGGTGGTGGTCGGCGGCAGCGTCCCGGACCGCGACTACAACGCCGAACTGGCCCGGCGCGCCTACGACCTGGCCTCCGACGGCAGCCGGCTGGTGCTGTGCGGACGGCCGGGCCTGGGCGCCGACGTGCCGACCGCGTCCGTCGAGTACGACAACGAGGGTGGCGCGTTCGCGATCACCGACCACCTCATCACCCAGGGGCACCGCCGCATCCTCTACCTGGGCGGGCCGCCCCGGCTGTCCACCACCCGCGACCGGCTGGCCGGGCACCGGCGGGCGCTGGAGCTGCGGGGGGTGCCGCACGATCCGCGGCTGGAGCAGACGGGTGCCTTCGCCCGGGCCTTCGGCTACCGCCGGATGGCCGAACTGCTCGGCACGGACCTGGACTTCACCGCCGTGTTCGCCGCCAACGACATCGTGGCCGCCGGTGCCGCCCAGGCGCTGGAGGAGGCCGGCGTGCGGGTGCCGCGCGACATCTCCCTGGTCGGGTACGACGACGTGCCCGTGGCGCACGAGATGCGGCCGCGGCTCACCACCGTCCACGTGCCGCTGGAGGAGATGGGGCGAGCCGCCGTCCGGATCGCGGTCGGCCAGGACGACAAGGACGACTGGCGCGAGACGGTCGGCAGGGCGGTCCGGCTCGGCACGCACATCGTCGTCCGCGACTCGGTGGCGCCGCCGCGCAGGGCCGCCGGGAGGAGCTGA